A genomic window from Chitinophagaceae bacterium includes:
- a CDS encoding F0F1 ATP synthase subunit alpha, with translation MTDIRPEEISAILREQLSGFNTSAQLEEVGTVLQIGDGIARVYGLTNVQAGELVQFEEGTRAIVLNLEEDNVGIVLMGSGETIKEGDTVRRTGKIASISVGEGMVGRVVNTLGDPLDGKGPIEGTLYEMPLERKAPGVLFRQPVKEPLQTGLKAIDAMIPIGRGQRELIIGDRQTGKTAIAIDTIINQREFYDRGEPVFCIYVGIGQKASTVANVAKVLEEKGALAYTVIVASSASDPAPLQFYAPFAGCCIGEYFRDTGRAALIIYDDLSKQAVAYREVSLLLRRPPGREAYPGDIFYLHSRLLERAAKIIESDDVVKNMNDLPESIRSMVKGGGSLTALPIIETQAGDVSAYIPTNVISITDGQIFLESNLFNSGVRPAINVGISVSRVGGNAQIKSMKKIAGTLKLDQAQYRELEAFSKFGGDLDAATKAVIDKGARNVEILKQKQFAPMSVEKQIAIIYLGTQGLLGNVPVKRVKEFEEAFLNVMDAHHKDVLEDFRKGNLSDASIATIKKVAKDVEVAYVENKAGVVKGK, from the coding sequence ATGACAGACATCAGACCGGAAGAAATCTCCGCCATCCTTCGCGAACAGCTCAGCGGTTTTAATACCTCCGCACAGCTCGAAGAAGTGGGAACCGTATTGCAGATAGGTGATGGTATTGCCCGTGTTTACGGACTTACCAATGTGCAGGCAGGTGAGTTGGTACAGTTTGAAGAAGGAACCCGTGCTATTGTATTGAACCTTGAGGAAGATAACGTTGGTATCGTGTTGATGGGTAGCGGAGAAACTATCAAGGAAGGAGATACTGTTCGTCGTACCGGAAAGATTGCTTCCATCAGCGTTGGTGAAGGAATGGTAGGCCGTGTGGTAAATACACTTGGCGATCCGCTCGATGGCAAAGGTCCGATTGAAGGCACCTTGTATGAAATGCCGCTGGAAAGAAAAGCACCTGGCGTATTGTTTCGTCAGCCGGTAAAAGAACCATTGCAAACGGGTTTGAAAGCTATTGATGCGATGATACCGATTGGTCGTGGGCAACGTGAGTTGATTATCGGCGACCGCCAAACCGGAAAGACTGCTATCGCGATAGATACAATTATAAATCAGCGTGAATTTTACGATCGCGGAGAACCTGTGTTCTGCATTTATGTAGGCATCGGACAAAAGGCTTCTACAGTTGCCAACGTGGCAAAAGTTTTGGAAGAAAAAGGCGCGCTTGCCTATACAGTTATCGTTGCCTCCTCAGCTTCCGATCCTGCGCCGTTGCAGTTTTACGCACCGTTTGCCGGTTGTTGTATCGGTGAGTATTTCCGTGATACAGGCCGCGCTGCATTGATCATCTATGATGATTTAAGTAAGCAAGCTGTTGCCTACCGTGAAGTTTCCTTGTTGCTGCGCCGTCCACCGGGACGCGAAGCTTATCCTGGCGATATTTTCTACCTGCACTCCCGTTTGCTGGAACGTGCTGCGAAGATTATTGAATCGGATGATGTGGTTAAGAACATGAATGATCTTCCTGAATCTATCCGTTCGATGGTAAAAGGTGGCGGATCATTAACTGCATTGCCGATTATTGAAACGCAGGCTGGAGACGTATCCGCATATATTCCTACCAACGTAATTTCCATCACCGACGGACAGATATTTTTGGAATCGAACTTGTTCAACTCCGGTGTGCGTCCTGCTATCAACGTAGGTATTTCTGTAAGCCGTGTGGGTGGTAATGCTCAGATCAAATCGATGAAGAAAATTGCAGGTACGTTAAAGCTTGACCAGGCGCAATACCGTGAATTGGAGGCCTTCTCCAAATTCGGTGGTGACCTTGATGCTGCTACCAAAGCTGTAATTGATAAAGGTGCGCGCAATGTTGAAATCCTGAAGCAGAAGCAGTTTGCGCCGATGTCAGTTGAAAAACAGATTGCCATCATTTATCTTGGTACGCAGGGCTTGCTCGGTAACGTTCCCGTTAAGAGAGTGAAGGAATTTGAAGAAGCCTTCCTCAACGTGATGGACGCGCATCACAAAGATGTGCTGGAAGATTTCCGGAAAGGAAACCTGAGTGATGCTAGTATAGCGACCATCAAGAAAGTAGCGAAGGATGTTGAAGTAGCATACGTAGAAAATAAGGCTGGTGTTGTAAAAGGAAAATAA
- the atpH gene encoding ATP synthase F1 subunit delta — translation MRNPRVAYRYAKALVDYAVENKQLDVVKKDVDLLRATTTHELNAAISSPVISGDRKAKIFAAVFHDRVSKVTEDFFFLLFKKNREFVLRDIGEAFDKQYNIIKGIVVVNLTSAIPLSPQLHDDIFKRVSALPRFHDNTLQLNVIIDPEIIGGFVLELNDNKFDASIRHDLHFIKQEFISNLYEMKY, via the coding sequence ATGCGCAATCCACGAGTAGCATATAGATACGCCAAAGCCCTGGTTGATTACGCTGTTGAAAATAAGCAGCTTGATGTCGTGAAAAAGGATGTCGATCTGCTGCGCGCAACTACCACTCACGAACTGAATGCTGCCATTTCATCGCCGGTAATCAGTGGCGACAGGAAAGCAAAAATATTCGCGGCCGTTTTTCATGACAGGGTAAGTAAGGTGACGGAAGATTTTTTCTTCCTGCTATTTAAGAAGAACCGTGAATTTGTTTTGCGTGATATCGGTGAAGCATTCGACAAACAATACAATATTATCAAAGGTATAGTAGTGGTGAATCTCACTTCTGCCATTCCACTGAGTCCGCAATTACACGACGATATTTTTAAAAGGGTTTCGGCCTTGCCAAGATTTCATGATAATACCCTTCAACTGAATGTAATAATAGATCCTGAAATAATCGGCGGGTTTGTTTTAGAACTGAACGACAATAAATTTGACGCCAGCATCCGTCACGACCTGCATTTCATCAAGCAGGAATTCATCAGCAACCTTTATGAAATGAAGTATTAA
- the atpF gene encoding F0F1 ATP synthase subunit B codes for MQLLQPSLGLIFWTAVIFLLVLFILKKYAWKPILQALDDREHTIDDALKTAERTKQEMLGMKSEHEAMLQQAKQERIQILKEAKEVKEQIIGEAREKAKDEAAKIMEETRRDIENRRKEAIIDVKNQIGHMVVDVAEKVLRRELSNKSEQEAYVTRLANDLSAPQNN; via the coding sequence ATGCAACTCTTACAACCTTCATTGGGATTGATTTTCTGGACAGCAGTCATCTTTCTGCTGGTCCTTTTCATCCTGAAAAAATATGCATGGAAACCCATCCTGCAAGCTCTCGACGATCGTGAACACACGATTGATGATGCATTGAAAACCGCTGAACGTACCAAGCAGGAAATGCTGGGTATGAAAAGCGAGCATGAAGCCATGCTGCAACAGGCCAAGCAGGAACGCATCCAGATATTGAAAGAAGCCAAAGAGGTGAAGGAACAGATTATTGGTGAAGCAAGGGAAAAAGCCAAGGATGAAGCGGCCAAAATTATGGAAGAAACGCGCCGTGACATTGAGAACCGCCGTAAAGAAGCAATCATCGACGTAAAGAATCAGATTGGTCATATGGTAGTGGATGTTGCAGAAAAAGTGTTGCGTCGCGAACTGAGTAACAAGAGCGAACAGGAAGCGTATGTAACCCGCCTTGCCAATGATTTATCCGCACCACAGAATAATTAA
- the atpE gene encoding F0F1 ATP synthase subunit C, translating to MHLLSILFLALDGYAQMGAGIGAGLAAIGAGIGVGLIGANALQSIARQPEATNDIRTNMFITAALVEGVALFGIVVCVLILFL from the coding sequence ATGCATTTACTGAGCATTTTGTTTTTAGCTCTTGATGGATACGCACAAATGGGTGCTGGTATCGGAGCTGGTCTTGCTGCTATTGGAGCAGGTATTGGTGTAGGTCTGATCGGCGCCAACGCGCTGCAATCCATCGCCCGTCAACCGGAAGCAACCAACGACATCCGCACTAACATGTTTATCACTGCCGCTTTGGTGGAAGGTGTTGCGTTGTTCGGTATCGTTGTGTGCGTTCTGATCCTTTTCCTCTAG
- the atpB gene encoding F0F1 ATP synthase subunit A, with amino-acid sequence MLRRVAHKLLLPIVLVIGFSANLLAEVPEAAAPEQHASVSASEAGEAKSEGKEAAEEGFNPGKVIIEHISDSHEWHLFSFKKTDGSEFDAVLALPVILFSPSKGLSIFSFARFEHGHAEYKGFKEEEGVISATDGSPVYDISLTRNVIQMMIGVALMLLIFLSVARNFKKYGTKAPRGLHSVVEVLVMFIRDQVAKPLLGEKANKYLPYLLTLFFFIWINNLLGLFPGAANVTGNIAVTMTLAAFTFILMMVGSSRNYWSHMASPPGVPGAVLPILVPIEFISNLVVKPFALMIRLFANMLAGHLIVLSFLMLIFIFSAMNIFAGLGASIFSVAFAIFIYLLELLVCALQAYIFTILTALFISEAIATGGHDHDHKESHH; translated from the coding sequence ATGTTACGTCGAGTTGCCCATAAGTTGTTGTTGCCCATCGTGTTAGTGATCGGTTTTTCTGCTAATCTGTTGGCAGAAGTGCCTGAAGCCGCTGCTCCGGAACAACACGCATCTGTTTCAGCATCCGAAGCAGGGGAGGCTAAGTCGGAAGGAAAAGAAGCCGCGGAAGAAGGATTCAATCCGGGAAAAGTGATTATCGAACACATCAGCGACAGTCATGAATGGCATTTATTCTCTTTTAAAAAGACAGATGGTTCGGAGTTCGACGCTGTTTTGGCTTTGCCGGTAATCCTTTTTTCACCTTCAAAAGGACTGAGCATATTTTCTTTTGCCCGTTTTGAACATGGTCATGCCGAATACAAAGGATTCAAAGAAGAAGAAGGCGTTATTTCAGCCACCGATGGCAGTCCTGTTTATGATATTTCACTTACCAGGAATGTGATTCAAATGATGATCGGTGTGGCATTGATGCTCTTGATCTTCCTGTCAGTTGCCCGCAATTTTAAAAAGTATGGTACGAAAGCGCCGAGAGGTCTTCACTCCGTAGTGGAAGTATTGGTGATGTTCATCCGCGATCAGGTGGCAAAACCACTGCTCGGAGAAAAAGCCAATAAATACCTGCCTTATCTTCTTACCTTATTCTTTTTTATCTGGATCAACAACCTTTTAGGACTTTTTCCGGGAGCCGCTAACGTAACGGGCAACATCGCTGTTACCATGACACTCGCTGCATTCACTTTTATCTTAATGATGGTGGGATCCAGCCGCAATTACTGGTCACACATGGCTTCACCTCCCGGAGTTCCCGGCGCAGTATTGCCAATTCTTGTACCGATTGAATTTATCAGTAACCTCGTTGTAAAGCCCTTTGCACTCATGATCCGGTTATTTGCCAACATGCTGGCCGGTCACCTGATTGTACTGTCATTTCTGATGCTGATTTTCATCTTTTCAGCCATGAACATTTTTGCCGGTTTAGGTGCTTCCATTTTCTCAGTAGCATTTGCCATTTTCATCTACCTTCTTGAATTGCTGGTGTGTGCCCTGCAGGCATACATCTTTACCATATTAACGGCCTTGTTCATCAGCGAAGCGATCGCAACCGGCGGGCACGATCACGATCACAAAGAATCTCATCACTAA
- a CDS encoding T9SS type A sorting domain-containing protein yields the protein MKIKLFLIVFTFCLSKQGATQDLLYLDGAGASPNLTIQTGAQVYVQGGFVANAGNTSIHVSGELHLIDGVTSTSSHFTDNTAAGCIQSTSTGTVFIESGLLQNVSAANTTFYNLYFNNSSINSNGIRMLTDVNVANQATFRDGLVYANTKVLRITSTAATAVTFSAPNTSSYIQSWLAAIYPSGKLDREMINNTSIYAFPVGNTVQAQLLEVKPTNITGISRFSASWEDPAIGTSSVALTECGTSYLSVNNGGEWHLRPANGGTYGSGSFSAGQMTISGYNLSVFSGLIDNLFGMLTRPEGSVTTATWTIPAPSCTSLAPLNAAGRTVASDYATRINLTAWSDNLSQIGIGVTSIPLPIELLSLVAWSAGNANELSWITESEINSSQFEVERSSDGKNFDSIGAESAAGISFKSLQYYFTDHHPAVGLNYYRVKMMDLDQSFRYSNVVSVERKGELMEAISIYPNPGEDDITLHIESDHDKYLMVHLTDELGRVLSSAEISVHTGTNFFPIQTAHLASAVYYVHIVDTRTNNSCVFKYLKVD from the coding sequence GTGAAAATTAAATTGTTCCTGATAGTCTTTACTTTCTGTCTTTCAAAACAGGGAGCAACACAGGATCTTTTATATCTTGATGGCGCAGGTGCTTCACCAAACCTGACCATTCAAACCGGTGCACAGGTGTATGTGCAGGGCGGTTTTGTTGCCAATGCAGGAAATACTTCTATCCATGTAAGCGGTGAGTTACATTTGATTGACGGCGTCACTTCCACATCATCTCATTTTACAGACAATACTGCCGCCGGATGTATACAGTCAACGAGCACTGGTACCGTTTTTATTGAAAGTGGATTGCTCCAAAATGTGAGTGCTGCCAATACAACATTCTACAATCTGTACTTTAACAACAGCAGTATAAATTCGAACGGCATCCGTATGTTGACAGATGTTAATGTAGCTAATCAGGCAACATTTCGGGATGGACTTGTGTATGCAAACACGAAAGTGCTGCGCATCACTTCAACTGCCGCTACTGCTGTTACTTTCTCCGCACCGAACACTAGCAGCTATATACAAAGTTGGCTTGCTGCTATTTATCCTTCGGGAAAGCTCGATCGGGAAATGATCAATAACACTTCAATCTATGCTTTCCCGGTAGGAAATACAGTGCAGGCGCAATTGCTGGAAGTGAAGCCCACGAACATCACCGGCATATCACGCTTCAGCGCTTCGTGGGAAGACCCGGCGATTGGAACTTCGTCTGTTGCGCTTACCGAATGCGGAACATCTTATTTGTCCGTGAACAACGGTGGAGAATGGCACCTGCGCCCGGCCAATGGCGGTACGTATGGCTCTGGAAGTTTTTCCGCAGGGCAAATGACCATTAGCGGTTACAACCTGTCTGTATTTTCAGGTTTGATTGACAACCTTTTTGGGATGCTCACCCGGCCTGAAGGAAGTGTTACTACAGCCACATGGACCATTCCTGCTCCCTCCTGTACTTCACTTGCGCCTTTAAATGCTGCCGGCAGAACTGTTGCCTCTGATTATGCAACGCGGATTAATCTCACTGCCTGGAGCGACAACCTCAGCCAGATTGGAATAGGTGTTACCAGCATTCCGCTTCCAATAGAACTTCTTTCTTTGGTTGCATGGAGTGCAGGTAATGCAAACGAACTTTCGTGGATCACCGAATCCGAAATCAACAGCTCTCAGTTTGAAGTGGAGCGCAGCAGTGACGGGAAAAATTTTGATTCGATTGGGGCAGAAAGTGCAGCAGGCATTTCTTTCAAATCACTTCAATATTATTTCACTGATCATCACCCGGCAGTGGGTTTGAATTATTACCGCGTGAAAATGATGGACCTTGATCAATCTTTCCGCTATTCAAATGTTGTTTCTGTTGAACGAAAAGGAGAATTGATGGAAGCAATTTCCATTTATCCGAATCCTGGTGAAGATGATATAACGCTGCATATAGAATCAGATCATGATAAATATCTGATGGTGCATCTTACAGATGAACTCGGTCGTGTGTTGAGTTCGGCTGAGATCAGCGTTCATACAGGAACCAATTTTTTTCCGATTCAAACCGCTCATCTTGCATCGGCTGTGTACTATGTCCATATTGTGGACACAAGGACGAATAATTCCTGTGTTTTTAAGTACCTGAAGGTTGATTGA
- the kbl gene encoding glycine C-acetyltransferase, with protein MYAIQSRLQNEMEEIKSSGLYKHERIITSPQGAEITVNGKTVLNFCANNYLGLSSHPKVTQAAKDAIDSHGYGMSSVRFICGTQDIHKTLEQKISTFLGTEDTILYAAAFDANGGVFEPLFNEQDALISDELNHASIIDGVRLCKGQRLRYKHNDMADLEEKLKETENLRSRIIITDGVFSMDGTIAQLDKIVALAEKYQAMIMIDECHASGFMGKTGRGTHEFRGVMGKIDIITGTLGKALGGASGGFTSGKKEIIEILRQRSRPYLFSNTLAPSIAGASIAVLDMLSDTTELRDKLEFNTGYFRTKITEAGFDIKPGEHPIVPIMLYDAVLAQKFATQILEEGIYVIGFFFPVVAKGNARIRVQLSAAHDQSHLDKAIAAFTKVGKELGVVK; from the coding sequence ATGTACGCTATCCAATCCCGACTCCAAAATGAAATGGAGGAAATTAAATCCTCCGGCTTATATAAGCATGAACGCATCATCACTTCACCGCAGGGTGCTGAGATTACGGTGAATGGAAAAACGGTGCTTAACTTTTGCGCTAATAATTATCTCGGATTAAGTTCACATCCTAAGGTAACGCAAGCCGCGAAAGATGCCATTGATTCCCATGGTTATGGCATGTCAAGTGTACGTTTCATCTGTGGCACGCAAGACATTCATAAAACGCTGGAGCAAAAAATTTCAACATTCCTGGGAACGGAAGACACCATTTTATACGCAGCAGCTTTTGATGCAAACGGTGGTGTGTTTGAACCGTTGTTCAACGAACAGGATGCTTTGATCAGCGATGAGTTGAATCATGCTTCTATTATTGATGGCGTTCGTTTGTGCAAAGGACAACGCTTACGATACAAGCACAATGATATGGCCGACCTCGAAGAGAAGTTGAAGGAAACAGAAAATCTTCGCAGCAGAATCATTATTACTGATGGCGTTTTCAGCATGGACGGAACGATTGCACAACTTGATAAAATTGTAGCACTTGCAGAAAAGTACCAGGCCATGATCATGATTGATGAATGCCATGCTTCCGGTTTTATGGGAAAAACAGGTCGCGGCACACATGAATTTCGTGGCGTGATGGGAAAGATCGATATCATTACCGGTACACTTGGCAAAGCACTTGGTGGTGCTTCGGGAGGATTTACTTCCGGCAAAAAAGAAATTATAGAAATACTGCGCCAGCGTTCACGCCCGTACTTATTTTCAAATACACTGGCACCTTCCATTGCCGGCGCTTCTATCGCTGTGCTCGACATGCTGAGTGACACCACGGAGCTGCGTGACAAACTTGAATTCAACACCGGATATTTCCGGACAAAAATTACTGAAGCTGGTTTTGATATTAAGCCCGGCGAACATCCGATTGTACCCATCATGTTGTACGATGCAGTGCTGGCTCAAAAATTCGCTACGCAGATTTTGGAAGAAGGAATTTACGTAATCGGATTTTTCTTTCCGGTAGTGGCAAAAGGCAATGCACGCATCCGCGTTCAACTTTCCGCTGCGCACGATCAATCACACCTTGACAAAGCAATTGCCGCCTTCACGAAAGTGGGGAAAGAGTTGGGTGTGGTGAAATAA
- the thpR gene encoding RNA 2',3'-cyclic phosphodiesterase: MRRIFFAISIPPETRQSLWQLFSHQHYFGIRWIDQEQLHITVHFLGEVENETIAQIALQLPVICNSIPAFDLQIENFRTVSKNQKPTMIWAQLEDHLSFSALCLSLRSSFPTGETRMPQPHITLARIRQLHQLPFDLPKAKPFLIPVNSVELWESHLHADGSKYQVLGQWKLKK, from the coding sequence TTGAGACGCATTTTTTTTGCCATATCAATTCCTCCTGAAACCAGGCAATCATTGTGGCAACTGTTTTCGCACCAACACTATTTCGGCATTCGTTGGATTGATCAGGAACAACTTCACATTACTGTTCATTTTCTGGGTGAAGTAGAAAATGAAACTATAGCACAAATCGCATTACAACTTCCCGTTATCTGCAATTCAATTCCTGCTTTTGATTTGCAAATCGAAAACTTCAGGACGGTATCAAAAAATCAAAAACCCACCATGATATGGGCACAACTGGAAGATCATCTTTCATTTTCAGCATTGTGTCTTTCCTTGCGAAGCAGTTTTCCTACCGGGGAAACACGTATGCCACAACCGCACATCACCCTTGCCCGCATCCGGCAATTACATCAGCTTCCTTTCGATCTTCCAAAGGCAAAGCCATTTTTAATTCCCGTTAATTCGGTTGAACTGTGGGAATCGCACCTTCATGCCGATGGCTCAAAATATCAAGTGCTTGGACAATGGAAATTGAAAAAGTGA
- a CDS encoding T9SS type A sorting domain-containing protein: MKKTILIFAIICVSIRLPAQSPLNWTSPVVVNSSVGTDWPRVALSHSTPVVAWGDFESGKIFCRRCDAGNFGPEIQLTPDGLAATVFSLTGPDLKASGDTVYVIYVNQDATHSYLHRSFDAGVTFSDTLRIDNIGNNFLRYSSVDLLPGGNPVISYAKLDENFSNPQYVVTKSLDGGNTFSSDVPVTATLGADPCDCCPGSIIYHDGVIAVIYRNAINDVRDMRAAISHDGGNTYELGIIDNNNWIIESCPSSGGEGVIIGDSLVSVFMNGVNGNKCFVSTLNINTLQPGFEKPLFNLPNGASQNHPAIVASGDTIAAVWEQIIAGHRNILFSYSLTGASGLGAVVDTISNVLAEGFHTNPDIAYSNGTFYVVFADGGAGQIYLMKGMLYEISGVQNTSVPMPFIQVAGNPQGDAINIFSNQIVNEACSVSVYNMNGSMCWRQELKGLQHSQLLKTDRALPNGIYLVSIVAKDFSMSGRMLIAH, encoded by the coding sequence ATGAAAAAAACAATCCTGATTTTCGCTATCATTTGCGTTTCAATCCGCCTTCCTGCACAATCACCATTAAACTGGACAAGTCCGGTGGTGGTAAATTCAAGCGTTGGTACAGACTGGCCACGTGTTGCACTTTCACATTCAACTCCGGTAGTGGCCTGGGGCGATTTTGAAAGTGGCAAGATATTCTGCAGAAGATGTGATGCAGGAAATTTCGGCCCTGAAATTCAACTCACTCCGGATGGTCTCGCGGCTACAGTTTTCTCACTAACCGGTCCTGATCTGAAAGCTTCCGGCGATACGGTGTATGTTATTTACGTAAATCAGGATGCTACCCATTCATATCTCCACCGTTCATTTGATGCGGGCGTTACCTTTAGTGATACACTGCGCATAGATAATATCGGAAACAATTTTCTTCGCTATTCAAGTGTTGACTTACTGCCAGGCGGCAACCCTGTAATTTCATATGCAAAACTGGATGAAAATTTTTCCAACCCTCAATATGTGGTCACCAAATCTTTAGATGGTGGCAATACATTTTCAAGTGATGTTCCGGTAACTGCCACATTGGGTGCAGACCCTTGCGATTGTTGCCCGGGAAGTATCATTTATCATGACGGTGTGATCGCAGTTATTTATCGCAATGCGATCAACGATGTGCGCGATATGCGCGCTGCGATTTCACACGATGGCGGCAATACGTATGAGCTTGGAATTATTGACAATAATAACTGGATAATTGAAAGTTGTCCTTCCAGCGGCGGTGAGGGCGTGATTATTGGTGACTCACTGGTCAGTGTTTTTATGAATGGCGTTAACGGAAACAAGTGTTTCGTATCAACGCTAAACATTAATACACTTCAACCCGGTTTTGAAAAACCCCTTTTTAATTTACCCAATGGCGCTTCTCAAAATCATCCCGCGATTGTGGCCAGTGGCGATACCATTGCAGCAGTTTGGGAACAGATTATTGCGGGACACCGGAACATATTATTTTCCTATTCACTCACCGGTGCTTCCGGTTTGGGTGCAGTAGTGGATACGATCAGCAATGTATTGGCTGAAGGTTTTCATACAAACCCGGACATTGCATATTCAAACGGTACTTTTTATGTAGTGTTTGCCGATGGAGGAGCCGGACAAATTTATCTGATGAAAGGAATGCTATATGAAATCAGTGGTGTTCAAAACACCTCTGTTCCTATGCCATTCATTCAGGTGGCAGGTAATCCGCAAGGTGATGCGATTAATATTTTCAGCAATCAAATAGTGAATGAAGCATGTTCAGTTTCAGTTTACAATATGAATGGCAGCATGTGCTGGCGGCAGGAATTAAAAGGTTTGCAACATTCACAATTGCTGAAAACTGATCGTGCATTGCCAAACGGAATCTACCTTGTCAGCATTGTTGCAAAAGATTTTTCAATGTCTGGAAGGATGTTGATTGCGCATTGA
- a CDS encoding aldehyde dehydrogenase, translating to MFQIKNYINGQLTAPVSKNYIDNYHPAIGEVYSQVPDSEDADVEHAVQAAEKAFDSWSNMPAEQRCKILLKIADLIDEKNDYLAEVESIDNGKPKKLAASLDIPRAASNFRFFATAVLQFPSESHNMENSAINYTLRQPIGVVGCISPWNLPLYLFTWKIAPALAAGNCVIAKPSEVTPMTGYELAKICIEAGLPAGVLNIVHGNGPHCGAAIVKHPNIKAISFTGSTRAGKEIATVAAPMFKKLSLELGGKNPNIIFADCDFEKMLQTTLLSSFSNQGEICLCGSRILVEKPIYEKFKTAFVAATKQLTIGDPMEASTRIGAIVSKPHFDKINYHINLAKEEGGKILCGGNVVKVKGRCENGWFIEPTIIEGLPWNCRTNLEEIFGPVVTIMPFETEVEVLQLANSTAYGLAASIWTENLTRAHRVGAQVQSGIIWINCWLHRDLRTPFGGMKSSGVGREGGNEAMRFFTEAKNVCVKL from the coding sequence ATGTTTCAGATAAAAAATTACATCAACGGTCAGCTCACTGCTCCTGTTTCAAAAAATTATATCGACAACTATCATCCTGCCATCGGTGAAGTGTATTCACAAGTGCCGGATTCGGAGGACGCGGATGTGGAACATGCCGTGCAGGCAGCAGAAAAAGCATTTGACAGTTGGAGCAACATGCCGGCTGAACAGCGATGTAAAATCTTGTTGAAGATTGCAGATTTGATTGATGAGAAAAACGATTACCTCGCTGAAGTGGAATCCATTGATAATGGGAAACCAAAGAAGCTTGCAGCATCACTTGATATTCCCCGTGCAGCATCCAACTTCCGTTTTTTTGCTACGGCAGTGTTACAGTTTCCGAGTGAATCGCACAACATGGAAAACAGTGCGATCAATTATACATTGCGACAACCTATTGGTGTAGTCGGATGTATTTCTCCATGGAATCTTCCTTTGTATTTGTTTACCTGGAAAATTGCGCCTGCATTGGCCGCAGGAAACTGTGTGATTGCCAAGCCAAGTGAAGTAACACCCATGACAGGTTATGAACTTGCAAAGATCTGCATCGAAGCCGGATTACCTGCAGGCGTATTGAATATTGTTCATGGTAACGGACCACATTGTGGCGCTGCGATTGTGAAACATCCAAACATAAAAGCCATCTCTTTCACCGGCAGCACCAGAGCCGGAAAAGAAATTGCAACAGTTGCTGCGCCTATGTTTAAAAAACTTTCATTGGAATTGGGCGGCAAAAATCCAAACATCATTTTCGCGGATTGTGATTTTGAGAAAATGTTGCAGACAACGTTGCTTTCATCTTTCAGCAACCAGGGGGAAATTTGTTTGTGCGGCTCCAGAATTTTAGTTGAAAAACCAATCTACGAAAAATTTAAAACAGCTTTTGTTGCCGCAACAAAACAATTAACAATTGGTGATCCGATGGAAGCATCAACGCGCATTGGCGCCATCGTTTCCAAACCACATTTCGATAAGATCAATTATCACATCAACCTTGCAAAAGAAGAAGGCGGGAAAATTTTATGCGGCGGCAATGTGGTGAAAGTAAAAGGTCGCTGCGAAAATGGATGGTTCATCGAACCTACGATTATTGAAGGACTTCCATGGAACTGCAGAACAAATCTCGAAGAAATTTTTGGTCCTGTGGTTACCATCATGCCGTTTGAAACGGAAGTTGAAGTTTTGCAGTTAGCGAACAGCACTGCTTACGGCCTGGCTGCAAGCATCTGGACAGAAAACCTCACACGTGCACATCGTGTCGGCGCCCAGGTGCAAAGCGGCATTATCTGGATCAACTGCTGGTTGCACCGCGATTTGCGAACGCCATTCGGTGGCATGAAAAGTTCTGGTGTAGGTCGCGAAGGTGGCAACGAAGCCATGCGGTTTTTTACAGAAGCCAAAAATGTGTGCGTAAAGTTATAG